Proteins from a single region of Sesamum indicum cultivar Zhongzhi No. 13 linkage group LG5, S_indicum_v1.0, whole genome shotgun sequence:
- the LOC105162666 gene encoding anthocyanin 5-aromatic acyltransferase-like yields the protein MAENPPAAGVLERCDIRPSANTASELTLSLLHFDITWLYFHPVQRLLFFDFPCSKAEFLETVVPKLKESLHQTLNHFLPLAGNIIHPLNSGRPFSRFEEGDSVTLTIAESDKDFDYLTGNHPRVADEFYACVPQLPPAKHTPDVVILPVLALQITLFPDRGVCLGITNHHAIGDASSIVRFIKAWASVNRSSGDSKLIDDKLLPFYERTSVEDPEGLDSIYWNLIKQSRAVESPPISFPLNKIRGTFILTKDDVQKLKHFVLERRPEMHITAFTVTCALVWVCLVKVDGAAETLADDEPEYFCFAADCRGRLTPPLPAAYFGNCLAFVKAESTHGLLKGNDGFLFAAQSVGEAIHKTVNNEKGILDGAENWPRQFGKLIGKRLFGVAGSPRFDLYDVDYGWGRPIKFESASIDADTSMSLCKSRDFEGGLEIGLSRPKEILDAFAAIFTEALGNL from the coding sequence ATGGCAGAAAACCCGCCGGCCGCCGGCGTGCTCGAGCGCTGCGATATCCGGCCGTCGGCGAACACTGCGTCGGAGCTAACTCTCTCCCTTCTCCACTTCGACATAACATGGCTATACTTCCACCCAGTCCAGCGTCTCCTATTCTTCGATTTCCCTTGTTCCAAGGCCGAGTTTCTGGAAACCGTCGTCCCGAAATTGAAAGAATCTCTGCACCAAACTCTCAATCATTTCCTCCCACTCGCCGGAAACATCATCCATCCTCTCAACTCCGGCAGACCCTTTTCACGATTCGAAGAAGGAGACTCTGTTACACTCACCATTGCTGAGTCTGACAAGGACTTCGACTACCTCACCGGAAACCACCCCCGTGTGGCTGACGAGTTCTATGCTTGCGTCCCTCAGCTGCCGCCGGCGAAACATACTCCCGACGTCGTCATATTACCTGTCTTAGCTCTCCAAATCACTCTATTTCCAGATCGCGGTGTGTGTTTGGGTATCACCAACCACCACGCCATCGGCGACGCCAGCTCCATCGTCCGATTCATCAAAGCCTGGGCCTCTGTCAACAGATCCAGCGGCGATTCTAAGCTGATAGACGACAAATTGCTCCCATTTTACGAAAGAACCTCCGTCGAGGACCCGGAGGGATTAGATTCCATTTACTGGAACTTGATCAAGCAATCCCGCGCCGTCGAATCTCCGCCAATCTCATTCCCTCTCAACAAAATCCGCGGGACTTTCATTCTTACGAAAGACGATGTGCAGAAGCTGAAGCACTTCGTCCTGGAGAGAAGGCCCGAGATGCACATCACGGCTTTCACAGTCACCTGTGCGCTGGTCTGGGTTTGCCTGGTTAAAGTAGATGGGGCCGCGGAGACGCTGGCGGACGACGAGCCCGAGTACTTTTGCTTCGCCGCCGACTGCCGCGGACGGCTGACACCTCCGCTGCCGGCGGCGTATTTCGGGAACTGTTTGGCGTTTGTGAAGGCGGAATCAACCCACGGATTGTTGAAAGGAAACGACGGGTTCTTATTCGCGGCTCAGTCCGTTGGGGAAGCTATACACAAGACTGTGAACAACGAGAAGGGAATCCTTGACGGGGCGGAGAATTGGCCGCGCCAATTCGGAAAACTGATCGGAAAACGCCTGTTTGGGGTGGCGGGGTCGCCGAGATTCGATCTCTACGACGTCGATTACGGCTGGGGAAGGCCGATTAAGTTCGAATCAGCTTCGATTGACGCTGATACGTCGATGTCCTTGTGTAAATCCAGGGATTTTGAAGGGGGTTTGGAGATTGGTTTGTCCAGACCGAAAGAGATATTGGATGCCTTTGCAGCCATCTTTACTGAAGCACTTGGAAATCTGTGA